Proteins encoded together in one Triticum dicoccoides isolate Atlit2015 ecotype Zavitan chromosome 7B, WEW_v2.0, whole genome shotgun sequence window:
- the LOC119340966 gene encoding uncharacterized protein LOC119340966, translated as MPIALESGALFGRGVPPACAGSSSAGRGSSSQAGAVHLEESEESDGEVQSSLRGPFDTMDALQEALPRRRETSKIDNTKSSSLASAGDVVLSPQSSKGFANPENPSPKKRKGPLPFSIDQNESQSKELSTVALGDINNSPLKCRTPSSPAARSSSPCKSSKEDEHGFCTNMPCHSLQREFSDMNVFSSPPVGLQTQLISVSTVGLQDVGALTDVVSPREKRRKN; from the exons ATGCCGATCGCGCTGGAGAGCGGCGCCCTGTTCGGCCGCGGGGTGCCGCCGGCGTGCGCCGGCTCCTCTTCGGCTGGGCGGGGCAGCAGCAGCCAGGCGGGGGCGGTGCACCTCGAGGAGTCGGAGGAGAGCGATGGAGAGGTTCAGAGCTCGCTCAGAGGCCCCTTCGACACCATGGACGCGCTCCAGGAAGCCCTGCCCCGCAG GAGAGAGACGTCCAAAATCGACAATACCAAGTCCAGTTCTTTGGCAAGTGCTGGGGATGTTGTGCTCTCACCTCAATCATCAAAAGGGTTTGCTAATCCTGAAAACCCCTCCCCTAAGAAGCGCAAGGGTCCTCTTCCATTCAGCATCGACCAGAATGAATCGCAGAGCAAAGAGCTGAGCACTGTTGCTCTTGGGGATATCAACAACAGCCCACTGAAGTGCAGGACGCCGTCGTCTCCAGCTGCTAGAAGCAGTTCTCCATGCAAGAGCAGTAAAGAAGATGAGCATGGGTTCTGTACCAACATGCCCTGCCATAGCCTGCAGAGAGAATTCAGTGACATGAATGTCTTTTCTTCTCCACCTGTTGGCCTTCAAACTCAACTCATCTCAGTTTCAACGGTCGGTCTGCAAGACGTGGGGGCATTGACTGATGTGGTTTCTCCCAGGGAAAAGCGCAGAAAGAATTAG